The following are encoded in a window of Qingrenia yutianensis genomic DNA:
- a CDS encoding S24 family peptidase, with product MKNDINTDVIIIKKKARKMTSKQLSELSNVPLGTINKILRGETKSPQISTLSKICKVIGCSVNEVLTDNTEPADVTENIEMLRDSLPGGYSAPKKNGSETSRRMLTLFYADSYSDAVQKSDMLAHNAPTNCDFAVQVCDDSMEPLIRNGSICYVKRTKNIIVGNIGVFKIGGKLYVRKVEKERISALNKNYPPFLLDDYEKFEGLVVDFVEY from the coding sequence ATGAAAAACGATATAAACACAGATGTTATAATTATAAAGAAAAAAGCACGCAAAATGACGTCGAAACAGCTTTCCGAGCTGTCGAACGTACCGCTCGGTACGATAAACAAAATACTCCGCGGCGAAACGAAAAGTCCTCAAATAAGCACTCTTTCCAAGATTTGCAAAGTTATCGGGTGCAGTGTCAACGAAGTTCTGACCGACAATACCGAGCCTGCGGACGTAACCGAAAACATCGAAATGCTGCGCGACAGTCTGCCCGGCGGATATTCCGCGCCGAAAAAAAACGGTTCCGAAACTTCGCGCCGTATGCTTACGCTTTTCTACGCCGATTCGTATTCCGACGCGGTGCAAAAAAGCGATATGCTCGCGCACAACGCGCCGACAAACTGCGATTTTGCCGTTCAGGTGTGCGACGACAGTATGGAACCGCTTATCCGAAACGGCAGTATATGCTATGTAAAAAGAACAAAAAATATAATCGTCGGCAACATCGGCGTGTTCAAAATCGGCGGAAAACTGTACGTCCGCAAAGTGGAAAAAGAACGCATTTCGGCGCTTAATAAAAATTATCCGCCCTTTTTGCTGGACGATTACGAAAAATTTGAAGGACTTGTCGTTGACTTTGTCGAATATTAA
- the yfcE gene encoding phosphodiesterase has translation MKLMIASDIHGSYLYCSELMKRYEAEKPDRLVLLGDILYHGPRNNLPGEYNPKNVIELLNPLKKNILCVRGNCDTEVDQMVLDFSILSDYALISIDDVTIFATHGHLVDEQFLSRLNDNDILLCGHTHIPACENDGKHIYLNPGSVSIPKACSKNSYMTFENKTFLWKTLDGEIYKEYKIPV, from the coding sequence ATGAAACTTATGATAGCGTCCGACATACACGGCTCGTACCTCTACTGCAGCGAGCTTATGAAACGTTATGAGGCGGAAAAACCCGACAGACTGGTGCTTTTGGGCGATATACTCTACCACGGGCCGAGAAATAATCTCCCCGGCGAGTATAACCCGAAAAACGTGATTGAACTTCTTAATCCGCTGAAAAAAAATATCCTCTGCGTGCGCGGAAACTGCGACACAGAGGTAGACCAAATGGTGCTTGACTTTTCGATTTTGTCCGATTACGCGCTGATAAGTATAGATGACGTAACAATCTTTGCAACGCACGGACATCTTGTCGACGAGCAGTTTTTGTCACGCTTAAACGATAATGACATTCTCCTGTGCGGACATACACATATCCCGGCGTGCGAAAACGACGGCAAGCATATATATCTAAACCCCGGCTCGGTGTCAATACCGAAAGCCTGCTCAAAAAACAGCTATATGACCTTCGAAAATAAAACATTTTTATGGAAAACCCTCGACGGCGAAATATATAAGGAATATAAAATACCCGTATAA
- a CDS encoding ketose-bisphosphate aldolase produces MLINMKEMLAVADKNEFAVPAFNIGSGAILRGVVECAEENNAPVILAIHPTELEFLGDSFIKTCIDEAHKARVPMVIHLDHGGKFEEILRAIRCGFTSVMIDASHMSYEDNIAITKKVVEVAKVSDVSVEAELGTIGTTGDSYEGGSDIIYTDPKQAKDFIDKTGIDSLAVAIGTAHGIYPKDMKPELKLDLLKEIRDTVDVPLVLHGGSSNPDKEIAESVKIGISKINISSDIKFAFYKKYREVLAENPKWIEPNAIEPPCIDALKEVAKFKMSLFNDIGKADLYR; encoded by the coding sequence ATGTTAATCAATATGAAAGAAATGCTTGCGGTTGCAGACAAAAACGAATTTGCGGTTCCTGCTTTTAACATTGGCAGCGGCGCGATTTTGCGCGGTGTTGTTGAATGTGCCGAGGAGAATAACGCACCCGTTATTTTGGCAATTCACCCCACCGAACTTGAATTTTTGGGCGACAGTTTCATCAAAACCTGCATTGACGAGGCGCACAAGGCGAGGGTTCCGATGGTTATTCACCTTGACCACGGCGGAAAATTTGAGGAAATCCTCCGCGCGATAAGATGCGGTTTCACATCGGTTATGATTGACGCGTCGCATATGTCTTATGAGGACAACATTGCAATCACCAAAAAGGTGGTTGAGGTTGCAAAGGTTTCGGACGTTTCGGTTGAGGCAGAGCTCGGCACAATCGGCACGACGGGCGATTCGTACGAGGGCGGTTCGGATATTATTTACACCGACCCGAAACAGGCGAAAGATTTTATCGACAAGACGGGAATTGACTCGCTTGCGGTTGCTATCGGCACGGCGCACGGAATTTATCCCAAGGATATGAAGCCTGAGCTTAAGCTCGATTTGCTCAAAGAAATCCGCGATACCGTTGACGTTCCGCTTGTTCTTCACGGCGGTTCGAGCAACCCCGACAAGGAAATTGCGGAGTCGGTTAAGATTGGTATTTCCAAAATTAACATTTCGAGCGATATTAAATTTGCGTTCTACAAAAAATACCGCGAAGTATTGGCGGAAAATCCGAAATGGATTGAGCCGAACGCGATTGAGCCTCCTTGCATAGACGCTCTCAAAGAAGTTGCGAAATTTAAGATGTCGCTGTTTAACGATATAGGCAAGGCGGATTTATACAGATAG
- the trxA gene encoding thioredoxin — translation MKSQRSAQKMAGKYVTLLTNDNFEEIISNADKPVLVDFYADWCGPCQMLAPIIDEIAEELKDEAIVCKLNVDEARDIAVEFRVATIPTLMVFKNGENTETVIGTRPKDEIIALLK, via the coding sequence ATAAAATCACAAAGGAGTGCACAAAAAATGGCAGGAAAATACGTAACATTGTTAACTAACGATAATTTTGAAGAAATCATATCAAACGCCGATAAACCGGTGCTTGTCGACTTCTACGCGGATTGGTGCGGACCGTGCCAAATGCTCGCGCCGATAATCGACGAAATTGCAGAGGAATTAAAAGACGAGGCGATTGTATGCAAATTAAACGTTGACGAGGCTCGCGACATCGCGGTTGAATTCCGCGTTGCCACAATCCCGACGCTTATGGTGTTCAAAAACGGCGAAAACACCGAAACCGTAATCGGCACGCGCCCGAAAGATGAAATAATTGCGCTTTTAAAATAA
- a CDS encoding penicillin-binding transpeptidase domain-containing protein: MNNKKIIYVLVFFSALFLSLAAYLTTVGVYKRNEYAKKDLGRSLKRETTVQRGDIYDRNGEKLAYTDIKNDKATRVYPYKNLYSHLIGYYTEKRGSSLLENRYSNTLNSVAVSDDVVKIASFLNNKKPKGSDLYISVDHRLQKRCSEILSPYKEGAIIVSNPKTGEIYAMVSKPDFDPSEANLYKNWDKLAADDTLFPFLTRAAQGLYAPGSTYKIVTSTAMLKNGKSSFTAEDKGKIEINGTTIKNAKSRAYGNLDLESAFLHSSNVYFALAGIETGESALRQTSESYMMNKDFNIKDFYLARSVFPDKIEYDDSLALASIGQDKVLISPMHLNLITCAIANDGKMPEPYLVQKVKSNLDGTEKTTAPKTMKQVTDAQTAQIIKDNMKSAVERGTGGGAAIAGKNICGKTGTAENEKTAENENLTHSWFTSFAPYENPEVCVTVLLAYSGSSSLASSAARQVYSAYYNIFK, translated from the coding sequence ATGAATAATAAAAAAATAATCTATGTGCTGGTATTTTTCAGCGCGCTTTTTCTGTCGCTCGCGGCATATCTCACCACCGTCGGCGTGTATAAGCGAAACGAATACGCAAAAAAAGACCTCGGCAGAAGCTTAAAGCGCGAAACCACCGTTCAGCGCGGTGATATATACGACCGAAACGGCGAAAAACTGGCATATACCGACATAAAAAACGATAAAGCCACGCGCGTTTATCCGTATAAAAATTTATACAGCCACCTTATCGGCTACTATACCGAAAAGCGCGGTTCATCACTGCTGGAAAACCGATATTCCAACACATTAAACAGCGTCGCGGTGTCGGACGACGTGGTAAAAATCGCGTCGTTTCTGAACAATAAAAAACCCAAAGGCAGTGACCTCTACATCAGCGTTGACCACCGTCTGCAAAAGCGCTGCAGCGAAATTCTCTCGCCTTATAAAGAAGGCGCAATCATCGTGTCAAACCCGAAAACGGGCGAAATTTACGCAATGGTGTCCAAGCCCGATTTCGACCCGAGCGAGGCAAATCTCTATAAAAACTGGGATAAACTCGCAGCCGACGATACGCTTTTCCCGTTTCTCACGCGCGCCGCGCAAGGACTTTACGCACCCGGTTCTACATATAAAATCGTCACAAGCACGGCAATGCTGAAAAACGGAAAATCGTCGTTCACCGCCGAAGATAAAGGCAAAATTGAGATAAACGGCACAACAATCAAAAACGCAAAATCCAGAGCTTACGGAAACCTCGACCTTGAGAGCGCGTTTCTTCATTCGTCAAACGTCTATTTCGCGCTTGCAGGCATAGAAACGGGCGAAAGCGCACTGCGCCAAACGTCCGAAAGCTATATGATGAACAAAGATTTCAATATCAAAGATTTCTACCTTGCACGGTCGGTTTTCCCCGACAAAATCGAGTATGACGACTCGCTCGCGCTTGCGTCAATCGGGCAGGATAAAGTGCTCATCTCGCCGATGCACCTAAATCTTATAACCTGTGCAATCGCAAATGACGGAAAAATGCCCGAACCGTACCTTGTGCAAAAGGTGAAATCGAACCTCGACGGCACCGAAAAAACCACCGCGCCGAAAACGATGAAACAAGTCACCGACGCGCAAACCGCGCAGATTATAAAAGACAATATGAAATCCGCAGTCGAGCGCGGAACGGGCGGAGGAGCGGCAATCGCAGGCAAAAACATCTGCGGAAAAACGGGCACCGCCGAAAACGAAAAAACCGCCGAAAACGAAAACCTCACCCATTCGTGGTTCACGTCTTTCGCGCCGTACGAAAACCCCGAAGTGTGCGTCACCGTTCTGCTTGCATACAGCGGTTCGTCGTCGCTCGCCTCATCGGCGGCACGTCAGGTTTACAGTGCATATTACAATATTTTTAAATAA
- a CDS encoding class II fructose-bisphosphate aldolase yields MYVSMKNMLCDANANNYAIMAINCFNLETARTVIRAAEASNAPIIVNIFKDHLLTHCDSELIVPIVKKLAERSSVSVALNLDHGQEKDYIIKAIDDGFSSVMVDASRFGLEENIKMTAEIAKYAHARGVSVEGEIGCLGAVDGGEFTQNEMYTDPKQAKEFFEKTGIDALAISIGTSHGNYPEGMVPKFDIERLKEIKRLTNAPLVLHGGSGSGRENILNSVKFGINKINVGCDFMNANRNAAAEILKENPDINYFDLIEGTERESAELVRYYIGLSGSEGKNKNFK; encoded by the coding sequence ATGTATGTTTCAATGAAGAATATGCTTTGCGATGCAAACGCAAACAACTATGCAATAATGGCGATTAACTGCTTTAATCTTGAAACGGCGCGCACGGTTATCCGTGCCGCCGAGGCATCAAATGCGCCGATTATTGTGAATATTTTCAAAGACCACCTTCTTACGCATTGCGACAGCGAATTGATTGTGCCTATCGTTAAAAAGCTTGCGGAACGCTCAAGCGTGAGCGTTGCCTTAAACCTTGACCACGGTCAGGAGAAAGACTACATCATAAAGGCGATTGACGACGGTTTTTCGTCGGTTATGGTGGACGCGTCGCGCTTCGGCTTGGAAGAAAACATCAAGATGACGGCTGAAATTGCGAAGTATGCTCACGCAAGAGGCGTCAGCGTTGAAGGCGAGATAGGCTGTCTCGGTGCGGTGGACGGCGGTGAATTTACTCAAAACGAGATGTATACCGACCCGAAACAGGCGAAAGAGTTTTTTGAAAAGACCGGCATTGACGCGCTGGCAATTTCAATCGGCACGTCGCACGGCAATTATCCCGAAGGTATGGTGCCGAAATTTGACATCGAACGTTTAAAAGAGATAAAACGTTTAACAAACGCTCCGCTCGTACTTCACGGCGGTTCCGGCTCGGGACGCGAAAACATTTTAAATTCGGTGAAATTTGGTATTAACAAAATTAACGTCGGTTGTGATTTTATGAACGCAAACAGAAACGCGGCGGCGGAAATTTTGAAAGAAAACCCCGATATTAACTATTTTGACCTTATTGAGGGCACTGAAAGAGAGAGCGCGGAACTGGTGAGATATTACATCGGTTTATCCGGCTCGGAAGGCAAAAATAAAAATTTTAAATAG
- a CDS encoding YigZ family protein, producing MSYIRIEKNETCEITEKKSRFIAYLAYVTTEEDAQNFVSQIKKKHYDARHNVYAYILNSGGKKYSDDGEPSKTAGYPILEMLENEGVTDVVCVVTRYFGGTLLGTGGLIRAYTKSAKDCLEKAGVKKMILCDVLSLTFDYAYLSKIEHMLKTENLVTKDKTFLENVTLTVVSPKDKTGALRENILNEFAGAVNFAVTGEIYN from the coding sequence ATGAGCTATATACGTATCGAAAAAAACGAAACGTGCGAAATAACCGAAAAAAAATCGCGTTTTATCGCATACCTTGCGTATGTCACAACCGAAGAAGACGCGCAGAATTTCGTTTCGCAAATCAAAAAAAAGCACTATGACGCGCGCCACAATGTGTATGCGTATATTTTAAATTCGGGCGGGAAAAAATACAGTGACGACGGCGAACCGTCCAAAACGGCAGGCTATCCGATACTCGAAATGCTCGAAAACGAAGGCGTGACCGACGTTGTGTGCGTGGTAACGCGCTATTTCGGCGGAACGCTCCTCGGCACGGGCGGACTTATCCGCGCATATACAAAATCAGCAAAAGACTGCCTTGAAAAAGCCGGCGTCAAAAAAATGATACTGTGCGACGTGTTAAGCTTAACGTTTGACTATGCTTATCTTAGTAAAATCGAGCATATGTTAAAAACCGAAAACCTCGTTACAAAGGACAAAACCTTTCTCGAAAACGTCACGCTCACGGTAGTTTCGCCGAAAGATAAGACCGGCGCGCTTAGGGAAAATATACTGAATGAGTTTGCCGGCGCGGTAAATTTCGCAGTAACGGGCGAAATTTATAATTAA